A window from Lachnoanaerobaculum umeaense encodes these proteins:
- a CDS encoding metal-sensing transcriptional repressor translates to MRADSKTVLRQLKTAKGQLEGIIKMVEENRYCVDISNQVLATRALLERTNRIILEAHIEGCILDAAATGSEEERKEKIFELSNMIKKMMK, encoded by the coding sequence ATGAGAGCCGATTCTAAGACTGTTTTAAGGCAGTTAAAGACAGCCAAAGGACAGCTTGAGGGCATCATAAAGATGGTGGAAGAAAACAGATACTGTGTTGATATATCAAATCAGGTTCTTGCCACCAGAGCTCTTCTTGAAAGGACAAATCGTATTATCTTGGAAGCACATATAGAGGGCTGTATTTTGGATGCGGCAGCTACAGGGAGTGAGGAAGAGAGAAAAGAGAAGATATTTGAGCTGTCAAATATGATAAAGAAGATGATGAAATAA
- a CDS encoding RluA family pseudouridine synthase, translated as MEREILYIIDGEYKDIQDYLKAKGYSASNITTLKKYENSIMLNGVWAYMNQKPELNDRLLVRVCENKNSENIVPVDIKLDIKYEDEDIIVINKGSDMPIHPSLNNYENSLANALMYYYNGENFVFRCINRLDKDTTGLTIVAKHFLSAGILNIAMQNRQIKRVYNAIVKDDGRLPDADTIDLPIAREDDTLIKRKVSPDGQRAVTHFKVLQRFEKYSLIEIRLETGRTHQIRVHMSHIGAPLVGDYLYNENDYGKISVRPLLHSKSLEFIHPITGERMYLECDLPVDFKEKIGKNYV; from the coding sequence ATGGAAAGAGAAATTCTTTATATAATAGACGGGGAGTATAAGGATATTCAAGACTATTTAAAAGCGAAGGGATATTCAGCCTCAAATATTACAACCTTGAAAAAATATGAAAACAGTATAATGCTCAATGGAGTTTGGGCTTATATGAATCAGAAGCCGGAGCTAAATGACCGGCTTCTTGTGCGTGTATGTGAAAATAAAAATAGTGAAAATATAGTACCTGTTGATATCAAGCTGGATATAAAATATGAGGATGAGGACATCATAGTAATAAATAAGGGCAGTGATATGCCGATTCATCCAAGTCTTAACAATTATGAGAACTCACTTGCAAATGCTCTGATGTATTATTATAATGGCGAAAACTTTGTTTTCAGATGCATTAACAGACTTGATAAGGACACTACGGGACTTACAATAGTGGCAAAGCATTTCTTGAGTGCTGGTATTTTAAATATTGCTATGCAAAACAGGCAGATAAAAAGAGTATATAATGCTATAGTAAAAGATGACGGCAGATTGCCTGATGCAGATACAATTGACTTGCCGATAGCCAGAGAAGATGATACCTTGATAAAGAGAAAGGTAAGCCCTGATGGTCAAAGGGCTGTAACACATTTTAAAGTATTGCAAAGATTTGAAAAATACTCTTTAATAGAGATTAGACTTGAAACAGGCAGAACACATCAGATACGTGTACATATGAGTCACATAGGTGCACCGCTTGTAGGAGATTATTTGTATAATGAAAATGATTACGGTAAAATTTCGGTAAGACCGCTCCTACATTCAAAGAGCCTTGAATTCATACATCCTATAACAGGTGAGAGAATGTATTTGGAATGTGATTTACCGGTAGATTTTAAAGAAAAGATAGGAAAGAATTATGTTTAG